The Halomicronema hongdechloris C2206 genome includes a window with the following:
- a CDS encoding phycobiliprotein lyase: protein MEAMDFFRLSEGHWRSQRTTHHLPFRRAELGMLQIEAQALEADDPKVVEICQLHEIDPSLAIGGASVQWQGSMAWDQDDNGHSGSTILALVPDEQQPHQGSLLRERGYAEIVPVVGRYEVDEQDGLVLITEYETMSSIERFWFPNANLRLRTSTVKRFGGFSTASFCAETRLDLPASRDESAPATDLQSQFYSVMGW from the coding sequence ATGGAGGCAATGGACTTTTTCCGCTTGAGCGAGGGGCACTGGCGGTCGCAGCGGACCACCCATCATCTGCCCTTCCGGCGGGCTGAGCTGGGCATGCTGCAGATCGAGGCCCAAGCCTTGGAGGCAGATGACCCCAAGGTAGTCGAGATCTGCCAGTTGCATGAGATTGATCCATCCCTGGCCATTGGTGGGGCGTCGGTGCAATGGCAAGGCTCGATGGCCTGGGATCAAGATGACAATGGTCACTCGGGCTCGACGATTCTAGCTTTGGTGCCGGATGAGCAGCAGCCCCATCAGGGCAGTCTACTGCGGGAACGAGGCTATGCCGAAATTGTGCCCGTGGTGGGTCGCTATGAAGTGGATGAGCAAGATGGGCTGGTCTTGATCACAGAATATGAAACCATGAGTTCCATTGAGCGGTTCTGGTTCCCTAACGCCAATCTGCGACTACGCACCAGCACCGTGAAGCGATTCGGTGGATTTAGTACAGCCTCATTCTGCGCCGAAACCCGTCTTGATCTGCCTGCTAGCCGTGATGAGTCAGCCCCAGCCACCGACCTCCAGTCTCAGTTTTACTCCGTTATGGGTTGGTGA
- a CDS encoding aldo/keto reductase — MADHVADSHGVSMANVAVRYVLEQPTVAGAIVGARLSIAEHIIAEHIEDNSRVFDFALTDSDQARLQAACQGSHDLFQLIGDCGDEYRR, encoded by the coding sequence TTGGCTGACCATGTTGCTGACAGCCATGGCGTCAGCATGGCTAATGTGGCAGTACGTTACGTGTTAGAGCAGCCAACGGTGGCGGGTGCTATTGTAGGGGCGCGACTGAGCATTGCCGAACACATAATTGCCGAACACATAGAGGATAATAGCCGGGTGTTTGATTTTGCCTTAACCGACTCAGACCAGGCTCGGCTGCAGGCCGCCTGCCAGGGTAGCCATGACTTATTTCAGCTGATTGGAGACTGTGGCGATGAATATCGTCGCTGA
- a CDS encoding precorrin-8X methylmutase, with the protein MEWHVTDAQSLKLIDREIGEHTLSPSEYEIVRRVIYTTADFDYATLIHFSDQALQSGAAALAARTTIIVDVPMVQVGITPEIQGTFANPVYCSMDALTRPQKGKTGTAWGIETLAHRYPEGIFVIGASQTALAALVDLIEADQVRPALVVATPASFLDAEGIKDRLKNSLIPHIRIAGRKGSAVVAAAIVNGLVDLAWQAYGQDAKSLG; encoded by the coding sequence ATGGAATGGCATGTCACCGACGCTCAGAGCCTGAAGCTCATCGACCGTGAAATTGGAGAGCATACCCTATCGCCGTCGGAGTATGAAATTGTGCGGCGGGTCATCTACACCACAGCAGATTTTGACTACGCCACCCTGATTCATTTTTCTGACCAGGCGCTACAGTCTGGGGCGGCGGCTTTAGCAGCCCGCACCACTATTATTGTCGATGTGCCCATGGTCCAGGTGGGCATTACCCCAGAGATTCAGGGCACCTTTGCCAACCCAGTCTATTGCAGCATGGATGCCCTGACTCGTCCCCAAAAGGGAAAAACAGGCACGGCTTGGGGGATTGAGACCCTGGCCCATCGTTATCCCGAAGGCATTTTCGTCATCGGCGCCTCCCAGACTGCCTTGGCCGCCCTGGTGGATTTAATTGAAGCGGACCAAGTGCGTCCAGCTTTGGTGGTGGCAACGCCGGCTAGCTTTCTCGATGCTGAAGGCATTAAAGATCGCCTCAAGAACTCTTTGATTCCCCATATCCGTATCGCAGGTCGCAAGGGCAGTGCGGTGGTAGCAGCCGCCATTGTCAATGGGCTGGTGGATTTGGCTTGGCAGGCCTATGGGCAAGATGCTAAGTCCCTAGGCTAG
- the cas2 gene encoding CRISPR-associated endonuclease Cas2, translated as MAIKLLYLIIYDLPDDKAANKRRNRLHKMLSGYGEWTQYSVFECFLTATQFARLQIQIERLIKPETDSVRIYILDTGAIKRTLVYGSKRPRQPEAIIL; from the coding sequence ATGGCCATCAAGCTCCTGTACCTCATCATCTATGACCTGCCCGATGACAAGGCGGCGAACAAGCGGCGCAATCGCTTGCATAAGATGCTCTCTGGGTACGGGGAATGGACCCAGTACAGTGTATTTGAGTGCTTCTTGACAGCCACTCAGTTCGCCCGGCTGCAAATACAGATCGAGCGCCTGATTAAGCCGGAGACAGACTCGGTGAGAATCTATATTTTGGATACCGGAGCAATTAAACGAACCCTGGTTTATGGCTCTAAAAGGCCCAGACAACCCGAAGCTATCATCCTATGA
- a CDS encoding pentapeptide repeat-containing protein: MRHAIWVVCAVVLSWLLWTPPSWAFIQDDVDLLLDTNSCPVCILNEADLSDLNLQKANLKVAVLAESNLKGTDLTKANLVLTDFTNADLSGAVLASAQMNGANLNKAKLAGADLHEAEMTQANLGNADLRNADLRGAIMLSVTLGTADLTGANLKDANLRGVNRSRARFCNTIMPDGEIENRSCPEQGS, translated from the coding sequence ATGAGACATGCTATTTGGGTTGTCTGTGCCGTCGTGCTGAGTTGGTTGCTGTGGACACCGCCTAGCTGGGCCTTCATCCAAGACGACGTTGACTTACTGCTAGATACCAATAGCTGTCCCGTCTGCATCCTCAATGAAGCCGACCTCAGCGACCTCAATCTGCAAAAGGCCAACCTCAAGGTTGCCGTTCTGGCTGAGTCTAACCTGAAAGGCACCGATTTGACTAAAGCCAACCTAGTCTTGACCGACTTTACCAATGCCGATCTCAGCGGAGCAGTTTTGGCCTCGGCTCAAATGAACGGCGCTAACCTTAACAAGGCTAAGCTAGCAGGCGCCGATCTGCATGAGGCAGAGATGACCCAAGCCAACCTCGGCAATGCCGATCTGCGCAATGCCGATCTACGGGGAGCCATCATGCTGAGCGTCACCCTCGGCACCGCTGACCTCACTGGTGCCAACCTGAAAGATGCCAACCTGCGGGGAGTGAATCGCAGCAGGGCTCGCTTCTGCAATACCATCATGCCTGATGGCGAAATCGAGAATCGCAGTTGCCCTGAGCAAGGCAGCTAA
- a CDS encoding CTP synthase, whose protein sequence is MTKFVFVTGGVVSSIGKGIVAASLGRLLKSRDYSVSILKLDPYINVDPGTMSPFQHGEVFVTEDGAETDLDLGHYERFTDTAMSRLNSVTTGSIYQAVINKERRGDYQGGTVQVIPHITNEIKERVHRVARNTSPDVVITEIGGTVGDIESLPFLEAIRQFRKDVGRRDVLYMHVTLVPWIASAGELKTKPTQHSVKELRSIGIQPDILVCRCERPVPDYIKEKISEFCDVPAGCVITSQDANSIYEVPLNLEQEGLAHQVLDILQLPQRQPDLTHWRALVDGLYSSTKPVEIAIVGKYVSLNDAYLSVVESLRHAAIAHKAALRVCWVNSEDIEIYGPERYLSGMDGVVVPGGFGTRGVGGKIRAIQYIREQKIPFLGLCLGMQCSVVEWARHVVHLEHANSSEFEPNTPNPVISLLPEQQDVVDLGGTMRLGLYPCRLQPDTLAQQLYQKEVIYERHRHRYEFNNAYRNLFVDSGYVISGTSPDGRLVEMIELPDHPFFIASQFHPEFQSRPSTPHPLFLGFVRAALEQPSAASPAATDAATVEVTPADAMV, encoded by the coding sequence ATGACTAAGTTCGTCTTCGTTACCGGCGGCGTCGTTTCTAGTATTGGGAAGGGAATTGTGGCAGCTAGTTTGGGGCGGCTGCTCAAGTCCCGTGATTATTCCGTATCCATCCTCAAACTCGATCCCTATATCAACGTTGATCCGGGGACCATGAGCCCCTTTCAGCATGGGGAAGTCTTCGTCACTGAAGATGGTGCCGAGACCGATTTAGACCTAGGCCACTATGAGCGCTTCACCGATACGGCCATGTCTCGGCTCAATAGCGTCACGACCGGATCGATCTACCAGGCTGTCATCAATAAAGAGCGGCGGGGGGATTACCAGGGAGGAACGGTACAGGTGATTCCCCATATCACCAATGAGATCAAAGAGCGGGTGCATCGGGTGGCCCGCAACACCAGCCCCGACGTGGTGATTACGGAAATCGGCGGCACTGTCGGAGACATTGAGTCTCTCCCTTTCTTAGAAGCCATTCGTCAGTTTCGCAAAGATGTCGGTCGCCGCGACGTGCTCTACATGCATGTGACGCTGGTGCCCTGGATTGCCTCTGCTGGCGAATTAAAGACGAAGCCCACCCAGCATTCGGTGAAAGAACTGCGCTCCATTGGCATTCAGCCCGATATCCTGGTGTGTCGGTGTGAGCGTCCGGTTCCTGATTACATTAAGGAGAAGATTTCGGAATTTTGTGATGTACCTGCCGGCTGTGTCATCACCTCCCAGGATGCCAATAGCATCTATGAGGTGCCCCTCAACTTGGAACAAGAGGGGCTGGCCCACCAAGTGCTAGATATTCTGCAGCTACCCCAGCGTCAACCGGACTTAACCCACTGGCGGGCTCTAGTGGATGGGCTTTACAGCTCGACTAAGCCGGTAGAAATCGCCATTGTCGGCAAATATGTCAGCCTCAATGATGCCTATCTATCGGTGGTAGAGTCCCTGCGCCATGCAGCCATTGCCCATAAAGCTGCCCTGAGGGTGTGCTGGGTCAATTCAGAGGACATCGAGATCTACGGCCCGGAACGCTACCTCAGTGGCATGGACGGCGTCGTCGTACCGGGAGGCTTTGGCACCCGGGGCGTGGGCGGCAAGATACGAGCAATTCAATATATACGAGAGCAGAAAATTCCCTTCTTGGGGCTCTGTTTGGGAATGCAGTGCTCTGTGGTGGAGTGGGCCCGCCATGTGGTGCATCTGGAACATGCCAACAGCTCTGAGTTTGAGCCCAATACTCCCAACCCAGTTATTAGCTTGCTGCCGGAGCAGCAAGATGTGGTGGATTTGGGCGGAACTATGCGTCTGGGGCTTTATCCTTGCCGGCTTCAGCCTGATACCTTAGCTCAGCAACTTTATCAAAAAGAAGTGATTTACGAACGCCATCGCCACCGCTACGAATTCAATAATGCTTACCGCAACTTGTTTGTGGACTCTGGCTATGTGATCAGCGGCACCTCGCCCGATGGCCGCCTAGTAGAGATGATTGAATTGCCGGATCATCCCTTCTTCATTGCCAGCCAGTTCCATCCCGAGTTTCAATCCCGCCCTAGCACTCCCCACCCTCTATTTCTCGGCTTTGTGCGGGCTGCTCTGGAACAGCCCTCGGCGGCATCACCAGCGGCTACGGATGCCGCCACTGTCGAGGTGACCCCTGCTGATGCCATGGTCTGA
- the cas1d gene encoding type I-D CRISPR-associated endonuclease Cas1d, with translation MTTLYVTQPDAVLSKKYEAFAVALRQEDGSWQKRSVPAQTVEQVILMGNPQITGDALTYALELGLPVHYLTSFGKYLGSALPGHSRNGQLRLAQYALHIDPDRRLALVQAIVEAKIHNQFSVLYRHGQSDNPLKHRKKATRKQKTLDKVRGIEGMAAREYFACWPAMLKQDWGFTGRNRRPARDPVNALLSFAYALLQVQVTAAIHLAGLDPYVGYLHEVHHGQPALVLDVMEEFRPLIADNLVLAVINNREIQPQDFTESLGAYTLSDRGRKTFLQAFERKMTDEFKHPVFDYRCTYRRAVELQARLLSRHLQEAIPYKPLMLR, from the coding sequence ATGACTACGCTCTACGTTACCCAACCCGACGCTGTTCTCAGCAAAAAATACGAAGCCTTTGCCGTCGCCCTGCGCCAAGAGGATGGGTCCTGGCAGAAACGCTCTGTCCCTGCTCAAACAGTTGAACAGGTCATTCTCATGGGTAATCCCCAGATTACAGGGGATGCCCTCACCTATGCTCTGGAACTGGGGCTACCGGTTCATTACCTGACCAGTTTCGGGAAGTATTTGGGCTCGGCCCTGCCGGGGCACTCTCGCAACGGTCAACTGCGACTGGCCCAATACGCTCTCCACATAGATCCAGACCGGCGATTGGCACTAGTTCAAGCCATTGTGGAGGCAAAGATTCATAATCAGTTCAGTGTGCTCTATCGCCACGGACAATCCGATAACCCTCTGAAGCATCGGAAAAAAGCGACCCGGAAGCAGAAGACTCTGGACAAGGTTCGCGGCATAGAGGGGATGGCGGCCAGAGAATATTTTGCCTGCTGGCCTGCCATGCTCAAGCAAGATTGGGGGTTTACCGGGCGCAATCGCCGTCCTGCTAGAGATCCGGTCAATGCTTTGCTGAGTTTTGCCTATGCCCTGCTGCAGGTACAGGTTACGGCAGCTATCCATCTGGCAGGGCTAGATCCCTATGTTGGCTATCTCCACGAAGTACACCACGGACAACCGGCGCTGGTACTGGATGTGATGGAAGAGTTTCGTCCCCTTATTGCCGACAACTTGGTGCTAGCGGTGATCAATAACCGCGAGATTCAACCTCAAGACTTTACTGAGAGCCTGGGAGCCTATACTCTATCCGACCGTGGCAGAAAAACCTTCCTACAAGCCTTTGAACGCAAAATGACGGATGAGTTCAAACATCCGGTATTTGATTACCGCTGCACTTATCGGCGAGCCGTTGAACTTCAGGCCAGGTTGCTCAGTCGCCATCTTCAGGAGGCTATTCCCTACAAACCTCTGATGCTGCGCTGA
- a CDS encoding lysophospholipid acyltransferase family protein, which produces MMRLWRWLYQYYFRVDTDGWQHIPQDGPLLFVGSHNGGLATPDLPMFMYDWYRRFGLEQPIYGLMHPKVWQIFPKTAQVAASLGAIRAHPKMAIAALAQGAHVLVYPGGAQDSFRPHRLRHRIHLAGRTGFIKLALRQGATIVPLVSWGAHDSLIVLEDCYDQAKYLHRLGMPWLFNTDPEVFPIYLGLPWGVSLGALPNIPLPVQIHTRVGQPIRFPHYGRDTLRDRTYVMACHDIVVTQMQALLDTLAREVAT; this is translated from the coding sequence ATGATGCGCCTGTGGCGATGGCTCTATCAGTACTACTTTCGGGTAGATACTGACGGCTGGCAGCATATTCCCCAGGATGGCCCATTGCTATTTGTCGGTTCCCACAATGGCGGTCTGGCCACGCCGGATCTGCCTATGTTCATGTATGACTGGTATCGCCGCTTCGGTCTGGAGCAGCCCATTTACGGCCTGATGCATCCCAAAGTGTGGCAGATATTTCCTAAGACAGCCCAAGTGGCGGCCTCCTTAGGAGCCATACGGGCCCATCCTAAGATGGCCATTGCCGCTCTGGCCCAGGGCGCCCATGTATTGGTGTATCCAGGGGGAGCCCAGGATAGCTTTCGGCCCCATCGGCTACGCCATCGCATTCACTTGGCTGGTCGCACTGGCTTCATTAAACTGGCCTTGCGCCAGGGGGCCACTATTGTGCCCCTGGTCTCCTGGGGGGCCCATGATAGCTTGATCGTGCTGGAAGACTGTTACGACCAAGCCAAATATCTGCATCGGCTGGGCATGCCCTGGCTGTTTAACACCGATCCGGAGGTGTTTCCTATCTATCTGGGCCTACCATGGGGGGTGTCCCTGGGAGCATTGCCTAATATTCCCCTGCCGGTCCAGATTCATACCCGGGTGGGGCAACCGATTCGCTTTCCTCACTATGGTCGCGATACCTTGCGGGATCGGACCTATGTCATGGCCTGCCATGACATTGTGGTCACACAAATGCAGGCGCTGTTGGATACATTGGCCCGAGAAGTGGCGACCTAG
- a CDS encoding S-layer homology domain-containing protein gives MVQTVSRSMQVNPASGRDDRPGGPYQTLAHALQQATAGTLIQLAAGTYSQASGERFPLLVPDGVLLLGDESTQGTAIVIHGGGPHHSPSQGEQTVTLILAGSAQLRGVTVTNPRAGGIGLWIEQGAPLVSRCRLRQCGHGGGQILAQARPTIVDTLIEANGTVGLQWQGHAKGEVQRCQCRQSGQALSILGAAAPLLSALHCSGNRVGCRIGATARPVLRQTRLDNNEIGLWVDAEALPDLGHPQDDGGNVWRHNRQADLRNDTARRLQSVGNDVVPQGLVGAVALVASQRPDPVAVPPPLGQAPPTPDSPPASPAPPPATPSPQGSRFRDMAGHWAAPFVEGLAQRGLVKGFIDGRFRPDQQVTRAQFAALTVASFANNATTTRKTSAPFQDLPPQHWAAAAIATAQDQGFLSGYPDGTVRPDQPMTRVQALVALANGLGLPSTAIPVTYRDRAQIPSYAVGPVAAATQQGLVVNYPHPQELRPMAPITSAEVAALVYQGLVNQGQATVMTSPYVVAATADWPRFTDVAHHWAAAFIEPLADRGLIQGYADGRFQPDQPMTRAQFAAMLTQAFHPISPATARGFPGRAPRLLGADAIQTAYRAGFMAGFPDHTFGPNHPLLRVQVLVSLVNGLFSAAATADSQQWQHYQDADAIPAYARQAIAQATGLGLVVTHSRSTAMPPQPRCQPGRGGRHGASSPGSPGAPGPGGVSLYCHSHWRRRIGERWAYRVVGGVRVSQAT, from the coding sequence GTGGTGCAGACGGTGTCTCGGTCAATGCAGGTGAACCCGGCCAGTGGTCGCGACGATCGCCCTGGTGGTCCCTATCAAACCCTAGCTCACGCCTTACAGCAGGCCACAGCCGGTACCCTAATCCAGTTGGCAGCCGGAACCTATAGCCAGGCCAGCGGCGAACGCTTTCCGCTGCTGGTCCCGGACGGGGTGTTGCTATTGGGCGATGAATCCACCCAGGGCACCGCCATCGTCATCCACGGGGGAGGGCCTCACCACAGTCCTAGCCAGGGGGAGCAGACGGTCACCTTGATCTTAGCGGGCAGCGCCCAGCTGCGAGGCGTGACGGTCACCAATCCCCGGGCAGGGGGTATCGGCCTCTGGATTGAGCAGGGGGCGCCCCTAGTCAGTCGCTGCCGGCTTCGCCAGTGTGGCCATGGGGGAGGCCAGATCTTGGCCCAGGCCCGGCCCACCATCGTCGATACCTTGATTGAGGCCAACGGGACCGTCGGCCTGCAGTGGCAGGGGCACGCCAAAGGAGAGGTCCAGCGCTGCCAATGTCGCCAAAGCGGTCAGGCCCTGAGCATTTTAGGGGCGGCGGCTCCCTTGCTAAGCGCCCTGCACTGTAGCGGCAATCGAGTCGGCTGCCGCATCGGGGCTACGGCTCGGCCAGTGTTGCGGCAGACTCGGCTAGATAACAATGAGATTGGACTGTGGGTAGACGCAGAGGCCCTGCCGGATTTGGGCCATCCCCAAGATGACGGCGGTAATGTCTGGCGGCACAATCGCCAGGCTGATCTACGCAATGACACGGCCCGTCGCTTGCAATCGGTGGGCAATGACGTGGTACCGCAGGGACTGGTGGGAGCCGTGGCTCTGGTGGCCAGCCAACGGCCTGACCCGGTGGCAGTGCCGCCTCCCTTAGGCCAGGCCCCCCCAACCCCTGACTCGCCCCCTGCGTCCCCAGCGCCACCTCCGGCAACCCCATCGCCCCAGGGCAGCCGCTTCCGTGATATGGCTGGCCACTGGGCCGCCCCCTTTGTGGAGGGTCTGGCCCAGCGCGGGCTGGTGAAGGGTTTTATCGATGGTCGCTTTCGGCCTGACCAGCAGGTGACCCGGGCCCAGTTTGCCGCCCTGACCGTGGCCAGCTTTGCTAACAATGCCACCACGACGAGGAAGACATCGGCTCCATTTCAGGATCTGCCGCCGCAGCACTGGGCAGCCGCTGCGATCGCAACGGCCCAAGACCAGGGATTTCTCAGTGGCTATCCCGATGGCACTGTGCGCCCAGATCAACCCATGACCCGAGTGCAGGCCCTGGTGGCCCTGGCTAACGGCCTAGGGCTGCCCTCAACGGCAATTCCCGTGACCTACCGCGATCGGGCCCAGATCCCCAGCTATGCGGTAGGCCCCGTAGCCGCCGCCACCCAACAAGGGCTAGTGGTCAACTATCCCCATCCCCAAGAATTGCGCCCCATGGCCCCCATCACCTCGGCCGAAGTAGCGGCCTTGGTGTATCAGGGATTAGTCAACCAGGGCCAGGCGACGGTAATGACCTCCCCCTACGTGGTGGCGGCGACAGCAGACTGGCCCCGCTTTACCGATGTGGCACATCACTGGGCCGCCGCCTTCATTGAGCCCTTGGCCGATCGGGGATTGATCCAAGGCTATGCCGATGGCCGCTTTCAACCGGATCAGCCTATGACTCGGGCCCAGTTTGCCGCCATGCTGACCCAGGCCTTCCACCCAATCTCCCCAGCAACCGCCAGGGGATTTCCGGGACGTGCCCCCCGACTTCTGGGCGCTGACGCCATTCAGACGGCCTATCGGGCTGGATTCATGGCCGGATTTCCCGACCATACCTTCGGCCCCAACCATCCTCTGTTGCGGGTGCAAGTACTGGTGTCTCTGGTGAATGGCCTATTTTCTGCCGCTGCGACTGCCGATAGCCAACAGTGGCAACACTACCAAGATGCCGACGCGATTCCGGCCTATGCCCGCCAAGCCATCGCCCAGGCCACCGGCTTAGGACTGGTGGTCACCCATTC
- a CDS encoding YtxH domain-containing protein, translated as MANNSASFLGGMLLGTALGTAAGLLAAPRTGRETRHLLRKSADALPELVEDLSSTLQLQADRLSETTLKNWDHTLDRLRDAIAAGQAASRATYDSLTQSERSLSAESPSQE; from the coding sequence ATGGCAAATAATTCAGCCTCTTTCCTCGGCGGCATGTTACTGGGGACGGCCCTCGGCACCGCCGCTGGGTTGCTGGCAGCTCCCCGCACGGGACGAGAAACCCGTCATCTGCTGCGAAAGTCAGCCGATGCACTGCCAGAGTTGGTGGAAGATCTCTCCAGTACCTTACAACTGCAGGCCGATCGGCTCTCGGAAACCACGCTGAAAAATTGGGACCACACCCTCGATCGGCTGCGAGATGCGATCGCAGCCGGCCAAGCCGCCAGTCGTGCCACCTACGATAGCCTGACCCAATCAGAACGTTCGCTGTCTGCCGAATCCCCATCCCAGGAGTGA
- a CDS encoding DUF948 domain-containing protein, which translates to MVSPLIWLVLSFCLVAISVTTVLVAILPALRELARAARSAEKLFDTLNRELPPTLEALRLTSLELTELTDDVNESMQRAGDIVKQVDQGITVARQQAHQAQIGSRSLWAGVRAAWKVWRRSGQPARRPRSHRRPPKQRRRPPAPKSPSTPITLPRLPLLPLPPLPPGLPRTSARGCLN; encoded by the coding sequence GTGGTGTCTCCTCTCATCTGGTTGGTATTATCCTTTTGCCTCGTGGCCATTAGTGTCACGACGGTTTTGGTTGCCATCCTGCCAGCCCTACGGGAACTAGCCCGGGCAGCCCGCAGCGCCGAAAAACTCTTCGACACCCTTAACCGGGAACTGCCTCCCACCCTAGAAGCCCTGCGCCTCACCAGCCTAGAGCTGACAGAACTCACCGATGACGTCAACGAGAGCATGCAGCGGGCCGGTGATATCGTCAAGCAAGTCGATCAGGGTATTACCGTGGCTCGCCAGCAAGCCCATCAGGCCCAGATTGGGAGCCGCAGCCTCTGGGCTGGCGTCAGGGCCGCCTGGAAAGTCTGGCGGCGGTCAGGGCAACCCGCTCGTCGCCCCCGCTCTCACCGCCGCCCCCCCAAGCAGAGGAGACGCCCCCCTGCCCCTAAGTCCCCGTCTACTCCTATAACTCTGCCTCGACTCCCTCTGCTACCCCTCCCCCCCCTCCCCCCAGGTCTCCCCAGAACCAGCGCTAGGGGGTGCTTAAATTGA